From one Methanobrevibacter woesei genomic stretch:
- a CDS encoding MATE family efflux transporter, producing MNVTSNLKSITGDPKKAINKLAFPMILSMLLMSLNNVVDSIWVSGLGAGPLAAVGFVSPIFMILVGFGNGIGAGANSLISRFIGAKNYKEANNTVIHTIILSIILSIAFPVVLLIFLEQILQAMGAGEVIGYAMEYGVIILIGSFSMLCPAIFGSIFRAEGAVKKATYPLALTAILNIILDPIFIYTFNLGVAGAAIATVLSSTIALLLLIYWLVIKKDTFFSVTRENYKQKFIIYREILSVGVPASIEQLILSIVSIVNNYLITITAGTLAVAAFTATWRLISIGIMPAAGVGTAAITVAGIAYGARNYNNLKTVIKYSSMLALAMSIIVCVIFYVFAEPISFIFSYSSTSSNLSPLITDTLRILCIFLLAIPFGTAASSVFQGLGKGTFSLILTAIREFLLVIVFAVAFIFLFNMGEHGVYWGINLGAIIGSLAGFICIILYVNKLKKNSVKHD from the coding sequence ATGAACGTGACATCAAATTTAAAATCAATAACAGGAGATCCAAAAAAAGCTATAAACAAACTGGCTTTCCCAATGATATTAAGTATGCTACTTATGTCATTAAACAATGTAGTAGACAGCATCTGGGTATCCGGTCTTGGAGCAGGACCTTTAGCAGCAGTTGGATTTGTATCTCCAATATTTATGATATTAGTTGGATTTGGTAATGGTATTGGAGCAGGAGCAAATTCTTTAATATCTAGATTTATTGGAGCTAAAAACTACAAAGAAGCAAATAACACAGTAATCCATACAATAATATTATCCATTATACTCTCAATTGCATTTCCAGTTGTACTTTTAATATTTTTAGAACAAATTTTACAAGCAATGGGTGCCGGAGAAGTTATAGGATATGCAATGGAATATGGAGTAATAATATTAATCGGATCATTTTCAATGTTATGTCCAGCAATCTTTGGAAGTATTTTTAGAGCAGAAGGTGCTGTTAAAAAAGCAACTTACCCATTAGCATTAACTGCTATTTTGAATATAATTTTAGACCCAATCTTCATTTACACATTTAATTTAGGAGTTGCCGGAGCAGCAATAGCTACAGTATTATCTTCTACTATTGCTCTTTTATTATTAATCTACTGGTTAGTAATTAAAAAAGACACATTTTTCTCAGTTACAAGAGAAAATTATAAACAGAAATTCATCATATACAGAGAAATTCTATCTGTTGGAGTTCCAGCAAGTATTGAACAGTTAATATTATCCATAGTATCAATTGTAAACAATTACTTAATTACAATAACAGCTGGAACCTTAGCAGTAGCAGCATTTACAGCAACATGGAGATTAATATCCATTGGAATTATGCCTGCAGCAGGTGTTGGAACAGCAGCAATAACAGTTGCAGGAATTGCATATGGAGCTAGAAACTATAATAATTTAAAAACTGTTATAAAATATTCATCAATGCTTGCATTAGCAATGTCTATAATTGTATGTGTGATATTTTATGTATTTGCAGAACCAATTTCATTTATATTCTCATACTCATCAACTAGTTCAAACTTATCCCCATTAATCACTGATACATTAAGAATTCTATGTATATTCTTATTAGCTATTCCATTTGGTACAGCAGCTTCATCAGTATTCCAAGGACTTGGAAAAGGAACATTTTCACTTATATTAACAGCTATTAGAGAATTTTTACTTGTAATCGTATTTGCAGTTGCATTTATATTCCTATTTAATATGGGAGAACATGGAGTATATTGGGGAATAAACCTTGGAGCAATTATAGGTTCACTAGCTGGATTCATATGTATCATTTTATATGTCAATAAGCTCAAAAAGAATAGTGTAAAACATGACTAG
- a CDS encoding DUF11 domain-containing protein, whose translation MNLRKIGVITVAILCIFLFMNFSFASTVDITKDGEFKDIEEIIDDNPGDTYIYLNNHTFVGDGQQLDINKDNITIDGSINPDNGGTGDEMSTIDADSLSRVMEIRSDSVILKNLIITNGFIGIDEDDARGAAAIIRGTDITFINCIIMNCEVLSNHAQATATIHIASSDSCIVNLINSTLCNNRVNTTGLNTSEGTSARVAYLRGSMINCNVYDNYVYSAHGTAVGVSFYPDSYRNIIENSVFENNVVETVDSEAYGGALQLYGNCTNCTFINNHAYSQNNGSHAGALCFRPNSKVDNCIFIGNHADKGGATSFHASGELTNSIFINNTALTWGGAITTDNTPGQYINIENCYFEGNKANNGGAVSTRGSRITFTNNTFISNSANMNGGAFNIEDNGVIVINSTFKNNNAKDHGGAGFISGDNVEIYNSTFENNSAFHAGAIGVVGNNIDIDNSNFTSNNAFASDVTFAQAGAIGIIGNNTTVKNSIFFNNTAEGNGGAIYVIGDNLNVSDSLFRFNHATSYPSADLSNGHGGAVYTIGYGDTYTNTDFRYNNAVNGSAIYTQASETILTNVTFFRNQAYTYALPITVEDSKNKYGVTVNVTAVLEGGNNIANAIYNLGNVEDIYFYNVTYMTNINGVVQNKTTTDKEIHPVLGAENSENGALLYQDSRENCQIIDVVVKNIETGEEIYEQNHFITDIYGDINFSLEGLEPGKYIIKVNHYEDFFYKSISNETLFEVLNLVDLEINIESNASAVVMGDTIKFIITITNNGPHADKNVNVTVDLDEYLRYVSSSSEKGFYDSNSGVWTIGDLDVGEIIALEIIVTPNTITRITTSSEAINGSEDSNLSNNFASLNVDVIDYTISKDVNDTNPNLGDNIEYTVTVENIGTTSSSNIVVTDVLPVGVEFIGASNGGVYDEDTRTITWILNLNSLETQRLTVNVKILSYGNLTNVVSVNNKTANVTVTVPEINIDKVANASDFTVGDEISYTIVVENTADVNADNIIVQDVLPEGFEFISASNGGVYDENNRIVTWILNIASKGTLNLTVDIKTIAAGNLTNIVVVNDKKDNVTVNVKEPIADLEITIIDNKTDSSGNVIFTIKVVNNGPDTAYNCTSVGLFLPSGEIIAFNITKGNFDSESLIWSIPKLDVDEEVYMEIVCKFNINSGLDYAVNITSDVFDPVLENNYDNISISAIPDVDPETPENITSDDDEDSVNDVVDESADSYENILTKSSVGMLKTGNPILLAILMVLVLVGSCIMRKD comes from the coding sequence GTGAATTTAAGAAAAATAGGTGTTATCACGGTAGCGATTTTATGTATTTTCCTGTTTATGAATTTTTCATTTGCTTCTACTGTAGATATAACTAAAGATGGTGAATTTAAGGATATTGAAGAAATTATAGATGATAATCCTGGAGACACTTACATTTATTTGAATAACCATACTTTTGTTGGTGATGGTCAACAGTTGGATATTAATAAGGACAATATCACTATTGATGGATCTATAAATCCGGATAATGGTGGAACTGGAGATGAAATGTCAACTATTGATGCAGACAGTCTTTCAAGAGTAATGGAGATAAGGTCTGATAGTGTAATATTGAAGAATTTGATTATAACTAATGGATTTATTGGTATTGATGAGGATGATGCAAGAGGTGCAGCTGCAATTATTAGAGGAACTGATATTACTTTCATTAATTGTATCATAATGAATTGTGAAGTGTTATCAAACCATGCTCAGGCAACTGCCACTATACATATTGCATCAAGTGATAGCTGTATTGTAAATTTGATTAATTCAACATTATGCAATAATCGTGTTAATACCACTGGTTTAAATACAAGTGAAGGAACAAGTGCAAGGGTAGCTTACCTTCGTGGTTCTATGATAAATTGTAATGTTTATGATAATTATGTATACAGTGCACATGGAACTGCTGTTGGAGTATCATTTTACCCAGATAGCTATAGAAATATTATAGAAAATTCTGTTTTTGAGAATAATGTTGTAGAAACTGTAGATTCAGAGGCATATGGTGGAGCTTTACAACTTTATGGTAACTGTACTAACTGTACATTTATAAATAACCATGCATATTCACAAAATAATGGTTCTCATGCAGGGGCTTTATGTTTCAGGCCTAACAGTAAAGTAGATAACTGTATATTTATTGGAAATCATGCAGATAAAGGAGGAGCAACTTCTTTTCATGCTTCTGGTGAATTAACTAATTCAATTTTTATTAACAACACTGCACTTACATGGGGAGGTGCTATTACAACTGATAATACTCCTGGTCAATATATTAATATTGAAAATTGTTATTTTGAGGGCAATAAAGCTAATAATGGTGGTGCAGTATCAACTAGAGGAAGTAGAATAACTTTTACAAATAACACATTTATATCAAACTCTGCTAATATGAATGGTGGAGCTTTTAATATTGAAGATAATGGTGTAATTGTAATCAATTCAACATTTAAAAATAACAATGCTAAAGATCATGGTGGTGCTGGTTTTATAAGTGGAGACAATGTAGAAATTTATAATTCAACTTTTGAAAACAATAGTGCTTTTCATGCAGGTGCTATAGGGGTAGTTGGAAATAATATTGATATTGATAATAGTAATTTCACTTCAAACAATGCATTTGCATCTGATGTTACTTTTGCTCAAGCTGGAGCAATTGGTATTATTGGTAATAATACAACTGTTAAAAATTCAATTTTCTTTAATAATACTGCTGAGGGAAATGGTGGAGCAATATATGTTATTGGAGACAATTTAAATGTATCTGATTCTTTATTTAGATTTAATCATGCAACTTCTTATCCATCTGCTGATTTAAGTAATGGGCATGGAGGGGCTGTTTATACAATTGGTTATGGGGATACATACACTAACACGGATTTTAGATACAATAATGCAGTTAATGGTTCAGCTATTTACACACAGGCATCTGAAACAATATTAACAAATGTTACTTTCTTTAGAAATCAAGCATATACTTATGCATTGCCAATTACTGTGGAAGATTCAAAAAACAAATATGGTGTTACTGTTAATGTAACTGCTGTATTGGAAGGTGGAAATAATATTGCTAATGCAATATATAACTTAGGAAATGTAGAGGATATTTACTTCTATAATGTAACTTATATGACAAATATTAATGGTGTTGTTCAAAATAAAACAACTACTGATAAGGAAATTCATCCAGTACTAGGTGCTGAAAATAGTGAAAATGGTGCTCTTTTATATCAGGACTCAAGAGAAAACTGTCAAATAATTGATGTGGTGGTTAAAAATATTGAAACAGGTGAGGAAATTTATGAGCAAAACCATTTTATCACTGATATTTATGGAGATATAAACTTTTCATTAGAAGGACTTGAACCAGGAAAGTACATTATTAAAGTAAATCATTATGAAGACTTTTTTTATAAATCTATTTCAAATGAAACATTATTTGAAGTATTAAATCTTGTTGATTTAGAAATTAATATTGAAAGTAATGCATCTGCTGTAGTAATGGGAGATACAATCAAATTCATTATAACAATTACAAATAATGGTCCTCATGCTGATAAAAATGTTAATGTAACTGTTGATTTAGATGAATATCTTCGTTATGTTTCATCAAGTTCAGAAAAAGGATTTTATGATTCAAATAGTGGGGTATGGACTATTGGAGATTTAGATGTTGGAGAAATAATTGCTCTTGAAATTATAGTTACTCCTAATACAATAACTAGGATTACTACTAGTTCAGAAGCTATTAATGGTAGTGAAGATTCCAATTTATCTAATAATTTTGCATCATTAAATGTTGATGTAATAGATTATACAATTAGCAAAGATGTAAATGACACAAATCCTAATTTAGGAGACAATATTGAGTATACAGTAACTGTTGAAAATATTGGAACTACAAGTTCATCAAATATTGTTGTAACAGATGTTCTTCCTGTTGGTGTTGAATTTATTGGTGCTTCTAATGGTGGAGTATATGATGAAGATACAAGAACAATAACTTGGATTTTAAATTTAAATTCACTTGAAACTCAAAGATTAACTGTTAATGTTAAAATTTTATCTTATGGTAATTTAACTAATGTAGTTAGTGTAAATAATAAAACTGCTAATGTTACTGTCACTGTTCCTGAGATAAATATTGATAAAGTTGCTAATGCTTCAGATTTCACTGTTGGCGATGAGATAAGTTATACAATTGTTGTTGAAAATACTGCTGATGTTAATGCAGATAATATTATCGTTCAAGATGTATTGCCTGAAGGGTTTGAATTTATTAGTGCTTCTAATGGCGGGGTATATGATGAAAATAATAGGATTGTTACTTGGATTCTAAATATTGCCTCTAAAGGAACTCTTAACTTAACTGTAGATATTAAAACAATAGCTGCAGGTAATTTAACCAATATTGTTGTTGTTAATGATAAAAAAGATAATGTAACTGTTAATGTTAAAGAACCAATTGCAGATTTAGAGATTACTATTATTGATAATAAAACTGATTCCAGTGGAAATGTTATATTTACAATTAAAGTTGTTAATAATGGACCAGATACAGCATATAACTGTACTTCCGTTGGTTTATTTTTACCATCTGGTGAAATTATTGCATTTAATATAACTAAAGGAAACTTTGATTCAGAATCTTTAATCTGGTCTATTCCTAAATTAGATGTTGATGAAGAGGTTTATATGGAAATTGTATGTAAATTCAACATTAATTCTGGTTTAGATTATGCTGTCAATATAACTAGTGATGTATTTGATCCAGTCCTTGAAAACAACTATGATAATATATCTATTAGTGCTATTCCAGATGTTGATCCTGAAACTCCAGAAAATATAACTTCAGATGATGATGAAGATTCAGTGAATGATGTTGTTGATGAATCTGCTGATTCTTACGAAAATATTTTAACTAAATCTTCTGTTGGAATGTTAAAAACTGGTAATCCGATATTATTAGCTATTTTAATGGTATTGGTTCTTGTTGGTAGTTGTATTATGAGAAAAGATTAA
- a CDS encoding CatA-like O-acetyltransferase: MYKKVDNITVDDLPFKDFLTSRYSMTVKVDAYKTYLKAKENNISFFNLTLACMLKAINEIPEFKYRIIDGEVVEYDFINAVTPIMQDDHSIREIEVKPSSEFEDILEWNSYLENKKENIEENLYLVEPELRDIEGIANFSCVPWIDFDSMTNIIASPNQLMPAISWGKLVDGKISISLTASHIFIFGWHFKLFYEKVEYYLSNPDLLF; the protein is encoded by the coding sequence ATGTATAAAAAAGTAGATAACATAACTGTTGATGATTTACCATTTAAAGATTTCTTAACATCTAGATATTCAATGACTGTTAAAGTTGATGCTTATAAAACTTACTTAAAAGCTAAAGAAAATAATATTTCTTTCTTTAATTTAACTTTAGCCTGCATGTTAAAAGCTATTAATGAGATTCCAGAGTTTAAATATAGGATTATTGATGGTGAAGTTGTTGAATATGATTTTATTAATGCAGTAACTCCTATCATGCAGGATGATCATTCTATTCGTGAAATTGAAGTTAAACCTTCAAGTGAGTTTGAAGATATTCTTGAATGGAACAGCTATCTTGAAAATAAAAAAGAGAATATTGAAGAAAACCTGTATCTTGTCGAGCCTGAATTGAGGGATATTGAAGGAATAGCTAACTTTTCTTGTGTTCCTTGGATTGATTTTGATTCAATGACCAATATTATTGCTTCACCTAATCAGTTGATGCCTGCTATTAGTTGGGGAAAGCTGGTTGATGGTAAAATTTCAATTTCTCTTACAGCTAGTCATATCTTTATTTTTGGATGGCATTTCAAGTTGTTTTATGAAAAAGTAGAATATTATTTGTCTAATCCTGATTTATTATTCTAA
- a CDS encoding flavodoxin family protein yields the protein MKITVITGSPHKKGTSALLADKFIEGAEEAGHEIFRFDAAFEDLHPCKACEHCHFKGDGCIYKDSMEKLNPHLINDDMIVFVTPLYYFGMTAQIKMVIDRFYAHNSEIMANKKDCILLATSADGNDWTMQALVDHYKTVVEKYMGWEDKGIILATYCTVRSDIENSNYPTEAYELGKSI from the coding sequence ATGAAAATAACTGTTATAACTGGAAGTCCACATAAAAAAGGAACTTCTGCATTATTGGCTGATAAATTTATTGAAGGAGCTGAAGAAGCAGGACATGAAATTTTCCGTTTTGATGCAGCTTTTGAGGACTTACATCCATGTAAAGCATGTGAGCACTGTCATTTTAAAGGTGATGGATGTATTTACAAAGACTCAATGGAAAAACTAAATCCTCATTTAATAAATGATGATATGATTGTTTTTGTAACTCCTCTCTACTACTTTGGAATGACAGCACAGATTAAAATGGTAATTGACAGATTCTATGCACATAATAGTGAAATAATGGCAAATAAAAAAGACTGTATTTTACTTGCAACATCTGCAGATGGAAATGACTGGACAATGCAGGCCTTAGTAGATCATTATAAAACTGTTGTTGAAAAATATATGGGCTGGGAGGATAAAGGAATAATTCTTGCAACTTACTGTACTGTTAGAAGCGATATTGAAAACTCTAACTATCCAACAGAGGCTTATGAGCTTGGAAAAAGTATTTAG
- a CDS encoding aldo/keto reductase gives MKKLGFGAMRLPENGRFSKGIDLDLTCEMIDYFIEKGYNYFDTAYPYHSGKSEETLKKCLVERYSREDFILIDKLPTFFLKKEEDMEKYFNIQQERCGVEYFDYYLIHDIAKRNLNAIRKFNPYEYVKKLKKEGKVKHIGFSFHDDAEFLEEMLNEMPEIEVVMLQINYLDWESSAVQSRKCYEICRKYNKEIMVMEPLKGGTLVNVPDKAKDILKTSKPEMSVPSWALRFVAGLKDVSIVFSGMHSIEDVKENIETMDNFEPLDEKEHKILQDVAGIIKGVNIIPCTYCNYCAENCEDNIPISKFFELYNADLRENHFKFSKYLDEYNEYASIAAYASDCTFCGNCVDSCPQQLDIPEYMGDVADYFE, from the coding sequence ATGAAAAAATTAGGTTTTGGAGCTATGAGATTACCAGAAAATGGTAGATTTTCAAAGGGTATTGATTTGGATTTAACCTGTGAAATGATTGATTATTTCATTGAAAAGGGTTACAATTATTTTGATACTGCATATCCTTACCATAGTGGTAAAAGTGAAGAAACATTAAAGAAATGTTTAGTTGAGAGATATTCACGTGAAGATTTTATTTTAATAGATAAATTACCAACATTTTTTCTTAAAAAAGAAGAGGATATGGAAAAATATTTTAATATACAGCAAGAACGTTGTGGTGTTGAATATTTTGATTATTATTTAATCCATGATATAGCTAAAAGAAATTTAAATGCAATTCGTAAATTCAATCCTTATGAATATGTTAAAAAATTAAAAAAAGAAGGTAAAGTAAAGCATATTGGGTTTTCTTTTCATGATGATGCTGAATTCTTAGAGGAAATGCTTAATGAAATGCCTGAAATTGAAGTAGTAATGCTTCAAATTAATTATCTGGATTGGGAAAGTTCAGCTGTACAATCAAGAAAATGTTATGAAATCTGTAGGAAATATAATAAGGAAATTATGGTTATGGAACCTTTAAAAGGAGGAACTTTAGTTAATGTTCCAGATAAAGCTAAAGATATATTAAAAACATCCAAACCAGAAATGTCTGTTCCTTCATGGGCTTTAAGATTTGTAGCTGGTTTGAAAGATGTTTCTATTGTTTTCAGTGGAATGCATTCAATTGAAGATGTAAAAGAAAACATTGAAACAATGGATAATTTTGAACCTTTAGATGAGAAGGAACATAAAATCCTTCAAGATGTTGCAGGTATTATTAAAGGAGTTAATATAATTCCTTGCACTTACTGTAATTATTGTGCTGAAAACTGTGAAGACAATATTCCTATATCTAAATTCTTTGAATTATATAATGCAGATTTAAGAGAAAATCATTTTAAGTTCTCTAAATATCTGGATGAATATAATGAATATGCATCAATAGCTGCTTATGCATCTGATTGTACCTTTTGTGGAAATTGTGTCGATTCCTGTCCTCAGCAGTTAGATATTCCGGAATATATGGGAGATGTTGCTGATTACTTTGAATAA
- a CDS encoding carboxymuconolactone decarboxylase family protein: MSHEELYENIRKNDNEFVELFDDFAFGEVLENTSLDVRNRMIVIISSLITNHAVNPFKIMVKEALKDEILSPVELKELTYQSFPYVGFGIAFDFLEVLNNIFKENNIELPLNGQSTTTKEDRWQKGYEIQCSFFGKDQIDEMRKTSPNDQIYFQDFLSGYCFGDFYTREGLSNQDRELITFSIIATLGGCENQLRGHTAGNLMVGNDKDVLIGAVTVLCPFIGFPRTLNALAIVNEITGN; the protein is encoded by the coding sequence ATGTCACATGAAGAATTATATGAAAATATTAGAAAGAATGATAATGAATTTGTAGAATTATTTGATGATTTTGCATTTGGTGAAGTATTGGAAAATACTAGTTTAGATGTTAGAAACAGGATGATTGTAATAATTTCATCTTTAATAACAAATCATGCTGTTAATCCTTTTAAAATAATGGTTAAAGAAGCTTTAAAAGATGAAATTTTAAGTCCTGTTGAATTAAAAGAATTAACATATCAATCTTTTCCATATGTTGGATTTGGAATAGCTTTTGATTTTTTGGAAGTATTGAATAACATATTTAAAGAAAATAATATTGAATTGCCTTTAAATGGTCAATCAACAACAACTAAAGAGGATAGATGGCAAAAAGGTTATGAAATTCAATGTTCTTTCTTTGGAAAAGACCAAATTGATGAAATGAGAAAAACAAGTCCTAATGATCAAATCTATTTTCAGGACTTTTTAAGTGGATACTGTTTTGGTGACTTTTATACAAGAGAAGGTTTATCAAATCAGGATAGGGAATTAATAACCTTTTCAATAATAGCTACTTTAGGTGGTTGTGAAAATCAGCTTAGAGGCCATACTGCAGGAAATTTAATGGTTGGTAATGATAAAGATGTATTAATTGGTGCTGTTACTGTTTTATGTCCTTTTATAGGATTTCCAAGAACATTAAATGCACTAGCTATAGTTAATGAAATTACAGGAAATTAA
- a CDS encoding cupin domain-containing protein has product MVNENVKNGIIFERGEPNTAFADFFVGDSYLNMLTMEPIPIGNVTFKPGCRNNWHIHKSTNGGGQILLVTGGEGYYQEEGKDAQKLAPGDVVVIPPNVKHWHGATKDSWFSHLAIEVPGENTENEWCEPVSDEEYSKL; this is encoded by the coding sequence ATGGTAAATGAAAATGTGAAAAATGGAATTATTTTTGAAAGAGGAGAACCTAATACTGCTTTTGCTGACTTTTTTGTAGGAGATAGCTACTTAAATATGCTTACAATGGAACCAATTCCAATTGGAAATGTTACTTTTAAACCAGGATGCAGAAACAATTGGCATATTCATAAATCCACCAATGGTGGAGGTCAAATTTTACTTGTAACTGGTGGAGAAGGTTATTATCAGGAAGAAGGTAAAGATGCTCAAAAACTAGCTCCAGGGGATGTTGTTGTTATTCCACCTAATGTTAAACATTGGCATGGAGCTACTAAAGATTCTTGGTTTAGCCATTTAGCTATTGAGGTTCCAGGAGAAAACACTGAAAATGAATGGTGTGAACCTGTAAGTGATGAAGAGTATAGTAAGTTATAA
- a CDS encoding DMT family transporter — protein MNSWIYLIIAGIFEMLWVLSLELSDGFSKVKYILLTIVFMIISIVLLSFSFETIPMGTAYACWTAIGAIGVIIIGMIFFNESTSFVRLGFIAMVIIGIVGLKLTTA, from the coding sequence ATGAATTCATGGATTTATCTTATAATAGCTGGAATATTTGAGATGTTGTGGGTTTTATCTTTAGAGCTTTCAGATGGTTTTAGCAAAGTTAAGTATATACTCCTTACAATTGTTTTCATGATTATTAGTATTGTTCTTTTATCTTTTTCTTTTGAAACCATTCCTATGGGAACTGCTTATGCATGTTGGACTGCAATTGGGGCTATTGGAGTTATTATCATTGGTATGATATTTTTCAATGAATCAACAAGCTTTGTACGTCTTGGATTTATAGCTATGGTTATTATTGGGATTGTTGGATTAAAATTAACTACTGCTTAA
- a CDS encoding EF-hand domain-containing protein — protein MILPVNALSLSDIDENHFSLEDYDKKELTDLFNTTTKIVDEFNETDIDNNGNITIDEFEELIFIIGEDSFWNGYSPEEMIISEFEKYDLNHNDVISFHEFSLI, from the coding sequence ATGATATTGCCTGTTAATGCTTTATCATTATCTGATATTGATGAAAATCACTTTTCTTTAGAAGATTATGATAAAAAGGAATTAACAGACTTATTTAATACAACTACAAAAATAGTGGATGAATTTAATGAAACTGATATTGATAATAATGGAAACATTACTATTGATGAATTTGAGGAACTTATTTTCATAATTGGTGAAGATTCTTTTTGGAATGGTTATTCTCCTGAAGAAATGATTATCAGCGAATTTGAAAAGTATGATTTAAATCATAATGATGTTATCAGTTTCCATGAATTTTCTTTAATTTAA
- the trpE gene encoding anthranilate synthase component I — protein MFSPSFEEVQEIAKNKEYKNIPIAYEMYSDIATSIEVLKILKGISNHCYMLESVEDSQKWGRYTFLGFNPILEFTCQDGIVQIKGDLEFKDSKKLANGEVTTIETDNPREIIKDLIKQNKSPKFDNLPSFTGGFVGYFAYDYIKYSEPSLNLDAQNQDQFKDIDIMLFDKVIAFDNFRQKIVIIVNIKTDDLRNNYRNACRELSEIADLIKNGEKAKIQPLTLESDFKPVFSREEYGQMVMKAKEYIKEGDIFQVVLSNRIEADISGSLFDTYRVLRTTNPSPYMFYFSSDDIEIVGASPETLVKLEDRKLYTFPLAGTRPRGKDEKEDSLLEEELLSDEKELAEHNMLVDLGRNDIGRISEIGSVKVEKYLSVEKFSHVMHIGSTVTGTLREDLDELSAIDSILPAGTLSGAPKIRACEIINELENNKRGIYGGAIGYIDLSGNIDTCISIRLAFARNNKVFIRSGAGIVADSHPNLEFSECMNKAAAVIRALQLADGGIE, from the coding sequence ATGTTTTCCCCAAGTTTTGAAGAAGTTCAGGAAATTGCAAAAAACAAGGAGTATAAGAATATACCAATTGCATATGAAATGTATTCAGATATAGCTACTTCAATAGAAGTACTAAAGATTTTAAAAGGAATTAGCAACCATTGCTACATGTTGGAAAGTGTAGAGGATTCACAGAAATGGGGAAGATATACTTTTTTAGGTTTTAATCCAATACTTGAATTTACATGTCAAGATGGTATAGTTCAAATTAAAGGAGATTTGGAATTTAAAGACAGTAAAAAACTGGCTAATGGTGAAGTAACTACAATTGAAACTGATAATCCTAGAGAAATAATTAAAGATTTAATCAAACAAAATAAATCTCCAAAATTTGATAATCTTCCATCATTTACTGGAGGTTTTGTAGGATATTTTGCCTATGATTACATCAAATACAGTGAACCTTCCCTGAATTTAGATGCCCAAAATCAGGATCAGTTTAAAGATATAGATATAATGCTATTTGATAAGGTAATAGCTTTTGACAACTTCCGCCAGAAAATAGTGATTATAGTCAATATAAAAACTGATGATTTAAGAAACAACTACAGGAATGCATGCAGGGAGCTAAGTGAAATAGCTGATTTAATTAAAAATGGTGAAAAGGCTAAGATTCAGCCATTAACTTTAGAATCTGATTTTAAACCAGTATTTTCCCGTGAAGAATATGGTCAAATGGTTATGAAAGCTAAAGAATATATCAAAGAAGGAGATATTTTCCAGGTTGTCTTATCCAATAGAATAGAAGCAGACATAAGTGGAAGTCTATTTGATACTTATAGGGTTTTAAGAACAACCAATCCTTCACCATATATGTTCTATTTCTCAAGTGATGATATTGAAATCGTTGGTGCATCTCCTGAAACCTTAGTTAAACTTGAAGACAGGAAACTGTACACTTTTCCACTAGCTGGAACAAGACCAAGAGGAAAGGATGAAAAAGAAGATTCATTACTTGAAGAGGAATTATTATCTGATGAAAAAGAGCTTGCTGAGCATAATATGCTTGTTGATTTGGGAAGAAATGATATTGGCAGAATATCTGAAATAGGCTCTGTTAAGGTTGAGAAATATTTGTCTGTTGAAAAGTTCTCTCATGTAATGCATATTGGATCAACAGTAACAGGAACTTTAAGAGAGGATTTAGATGAGCTTTCAGCTATTGATTCTATTCTTCCTGCAGGAACATTATCTGGTGCTCCAAAAATAAGGGCTTGTGAAATCATTAATGAGCTTGAAAACAATAAAAGAGGAATTTATGGTGGAGCTATTGGATATATTGATTTAAGTGGAAATATTGATACATGTATCTCAATTAGGCTAGCTTTTGCAAGAAATAACAAAGTGTTTATAAGATCTGGAGCAGGAATTGTTGCAGATAGTCACCCTAATTTGGAGTTTTCAGAATGTATGAATAAGGCAGCAGCTGTTATTAGAGCATTACAACTAGCTGATGGAGGGATAGAATGA